The Streptomyces tendae DNA segment CAGCACCGCGTCCAGCCCGGCCGCGTGGGTCCGGGCGACGAGCAGCACCGACCGCGGGGCGGTGGGCGCGGGCCAGGCACGTCCGCCGTCGTGACCGCCGTAGACCGCGGCGAGCGTGGAGACGCCCGCGCCGCCGTGCAGACCGATCCAGGAGAAGCTCCGGGCGGTCGCCCGGGCGTGCGCGGGCCCCGGCGGGCCCTCCGCCTCCGGTGCCGCCACCGGCCCCCGCAGCCAGATCTCCGGTCCCCGTTCCGTGGCATCCCGCATGTCCCTCTCCTGCTCGCCGGCCCGATCGTCCATGCCCTTCCGCCCGCACGGAAGCGGGGCCCTCGACCGTTGGGACGAGCCTGTGACAACGCGGTGACGTGCAGAGCGCGGGCGAGCGGACAGACTCGACGGTAGGTGTACGACCCGAATGAGGGAACGATGACTCGACTCAGCCGCGAGAAGAAGCGAGAACAGCAGCAGGCCGCGGTGCCGGTCGACGTCCGTGTCCCGGCCGACGGGTCGGGCGAGCCGGGAGCCTCGGTCGACGGGGTGCGGGTGATCGCGGGTCCCGGCGAGGAGATCCAGCAGGCGGTGCTCGACCGTCTGCACGGCATCGCCGTCGCCTCGGGGCACGCCGTGATCGCCACCGTGCGCGACGAGCGCATCGGGTACGTCGTCCCGCTCCTGGTCG contains these protein-coding regions:
- a CDS encoding DUF6668 family protein produces the protein MRDATERGPEIWLRGPVAAPEAEGPPGPAHARATARSFSWIGLHGGAGVSTLAAVYGGHDGGRAWPAPTAPRSVLLVARTHAAGLDAVLPAVDLFRRGEAPHGLDLDAVVLVADAPGRLPRPLAQRVRRIESVIDVYRVPWVPDWRLGDLGGRLPRETEPLARLTGAVR